The following proteins are co-located in the Carassius auratus strain Wakin chromosome 7, ASM336829v1, whole genome shotgun sequence genome:
- the mybpc3 gene encoding myosin-binding protein C, cardiac-type isoform X7: protein MPEPTKKTVSAFTKKPKTQAAEIGATVIFEAETEKPDVKVRWQRDSKDIASSYKYTISAEGNMHSLTINNIVQEDAVGYAVIAGVSKVKFELKIKESEVKEPQKAVSPDPAVAEPKHEEPKEATPTPTGSSAPDTSGTLSDGSAPEGLPESHRPDTRQDLTGLFTEKPQSGEVNVGENITFVARVCGESLLKKPTVKWFKGKWMDLASKSGKHLQLKEHYDRNSKVYSFEMHIIAAKANYAGAYRCEVSSRDKFDSCNFDLVVHEARTTDGLDIRTAFRRTSTEASEDSGELDFSALLKKRDSFLKTVPRAVHVSTEPEVDVWEILQKAPPSEYEKIAFQYGITDLRGMLKRLKKMKKEEKKSAAFLRKLDPAYQVEKGHKIKMQVEVANPDAEVKWLKNGQEIHPTGSKYIFESVGNKRFLTINNCTLADDAAYTCMIGEEKTVTELFVKEPPVLILRNLEDQMVMKGERVEFECEVSEEGAQVKWEKDGVELTRDESFKYRFKTDGCKHVLIINDVTKEDCGHYRVKTNGGQSLAELMVQEKQLEVYQNIADLTVKAKDQAVFKCEVSDENVKGIWYKNGVEVKPDARTLITHIGRIHKLTIDDVKPEDEADYTFVPEGYAFNLSAKLNFLEVKIDFVPRQDPPKIHLDCTGRTAESTILVVAGNKLRLDVPITGDPAPTVVWTKGEKVLTDSDGRVHVQSTKGHCIFTIEGAERQDEGVYSVIVRNPAGEDTADINVKVVDVPDPPAAPRILSVGEDSCVVQWDPPLFDGGQPVIGYVLERKKKKSYRWMRLNFDPHKETTYEAKRMIEGVSYEMRVYAVNAIGMSRPSAASQPFVPVAPTSEPTGLCVDDISDTTISLKWKPPERMGSAELEGYGVEYCKEGSDEWIPALSGLTEKTSVVICDLPTGEKMQFRVRAYNMAGPSLPATLQQAVTIREIMQRPKIWLPRNLRQTLIKKVGETINLVIPFQGKPRPQVTWIKDEEPLDPKQVSIRNSDTDTILFIRRSERKDSGKYEVQVQIENVQDRASVNIQIVDLPGPPQNLKIIDVWGFNVALEWKPPKDNGNCDITGYTIQKADKKTQEWYTVYEQYRRTNCVVSDLIMGNEYMFRVYAMNMVGLSPELCISKDSAYIQKTGIVYKPPSYKEHDFSEAPKFTHPLASRSVIAGYNATLSCSVRGIPKPKITWYKNKMDITNEAKYRMFSNQGVLTLEIRKPCPFDGGVYTCKAVNDSGEDVVECKLEVRSQVTKEDIKK from the exons TCTCAGCTTTCACCAAGAAACCAAAGACTCAGGCGGCTGAGATTGGGGCAACGGTCATATTTGAAGCAGAGACTGAGAAGCCTGATGTAAAAGTGAGATGGCAGCGAGACTCCAAGGACATTGCATCCAGTTACAAATACACCATCTCAGCGGAGGGCAATATGCACTCTCTCACCATAAACAATATAGTTCAGGAGGATGCAGTGGGATATGCAGTTATAGCTGGGGTGTCAAAGGTCAAATTTGAATTAAAGATAAAAGAATCAGAAG TGAAGGAACCACAGAAAGCTGTGTCTCCAGACCCTGCAGTTGCAGAACCTAAGCATGAAGAACCTAAAGAGGCTACACCAACACCTACTGGAAGCTCAGCCCCGGACACCAGTGGAACCCTGTCAGATGGCTCAGCACCTGAAG GTCTGCCTGAGAGTCATCGGCCTGACACAAGGCAGGACCTCACTGGTCTCTTCACTGAAAAGCCTCAAAGTGGGGAGGTAAATGTAG GTGAGAACATTACTTTTGTTGCCCGGGTGTGTGGTGAATCTCTGCTGAAGAAGCCCACAGTAAAATGGTTCAAAGGAAAGTGGATGGATCTGGCCAGCAAGTCGGGAAAGCACCTGCAACTCAAAGAGCACTATGACCGCAACTCTAAG GTGTACTCTTTTGAGATGCATATCATTGCAGCTAAAGCCAACTATGCTGGAGCTTATCGTTGTGAGGTCTCCTCTAGAGACAAGTTCGACAGCTGTAATTTTGACCTGGTAGTACATG AGGCTCGTACAACAGATGGGCTTGATATTCGGACTGCATTTAGACGCAC TAGCACAGAAGCAAGTGAAGACTCAGGAGAACTGGACTTCAGTGCTTTACTGAAAAAGAG AGA CAGTTTCTTAAAAACTGTCCCACG AGCTGTTCATGTGAGCACAGAGCCTGAGGTAGATGTATGGGAAATCCTCCAGAAGGCTCCACCATCAGAGTATGAAAAGATTGCCTTCCAGTATGGAATCACAGACCTGCGGGGGATGCTTAAGAgactcaaaaaaatgaaaaaagaagagaagaaaagtgCAG CATTTCTGAGGAAGCTGGACCCAGCCTACCAAGTCGAAAAGGGACACAAGATCAAAATGCAAGTTGAAGTGGCCAATCCAGATGCAGAGGTTAAATGGCTAAAGAATGGACAAGAGATACACCCAACTGGAAG CAA GTACATCTTTGAGAGCGTAGGCAACAAACGCTTCCTCACCATCAACAACTGTACTCTGGCAGATGATGCTGCTTATACGTGCATGATTGGAGAAGAGAAGACTGTCACTGAGCTCTTTGTTAAAG AGCCTCCCGTTCTGATCCTACGTAACCTAGAGGATCAGATGGTCATGAAGGGAGAACGAGTAGAGTTTGAGTGTGAAGTGTCTGAAGAGGGGGCTCAAGTCAAATG GGAGAAAGATGGAGTGGAACTTACCCGAGATGAGTCCTTTAAATATCGCTTCAAGACAGATGGATGTAAGCATGTCCTTATCATTAATGATGTGACCAAGGAGGACTGTGGCCACTACAGAGTGAAAACCAATGGAGGGCAATCTTTAGCAGAGCTCATGGTTCAGG AGAAACAGCTAGAGGTCTATCAAAACATTGCTGACCTGACAGTGAAGGCCAAAGACCAGGCTGTGTTCAAATGTGAAGTTTCTGATGAGAATGTAAAAGGCATCTGGTACAAAAATGGAGTGGAGGTGAAACCTGATGCCAGAACTCTTATCACACACATTGGCAg gaTTCATAAACTGACCATTGATGATGTAAAGCCAGAGGATGAGGCTGACTACACCTTCGTTCCTGAGGGCTATGCCTTCAATCTCTCTGCCAAGCTCAACTTTTTAG AGGTCAAGATTGACTTCGTTCCTCGCCAAG atcctCCCAAGATTCATTTGGACTGCACGGGCCGCACCGCTGAGTCTACAATCTTGGTTGTGGCTGGAAACAAACTGCGACTAGATGTACCAATTACTGGAGATCCTGCCCCCACTGTGGTTTGGACAAAAGGAGAAAAG GTGCTGACAGACTCAGATGGGCGTGTCCATGTGCAGAGTACCAAAGGCCATTGTATCTTTACCATTGAGGGGGCGGAGCGTCAGGATGAGGGCGTGTACTCTGTCATTGTACGTAATCCTGCTGGAGAGGATACAGCTGACATTAATGTCAAAGTTGTTG ATGTGCCAGACCCACCTGCAGCTCCCAGAATCCTTAGTGTCGGTGAAGATTCATGCGTTGTTCAATGGGATCCCCCACTCTTTGATGGTGGCCAGCCAGTCATAG GTTATGTTCTTGAACGGAAGAAGAAAAAGAGCTATAGATGGATGAGACTCAATTTTGATCCTCATAAAGAGACCACATATGAAGCCAAAAGAATGATTGAGGGTGTATCCTACGAAATGCGTGTTTACGCAGTAAACGCCATCGGCATGTCACGCCCCAGTGCTGCCTCCCAGCCATTTGTGCCAGTTG CTCCGACCAGCGAGCCCACTGGCCTGTGTGTGGATGACATCAGCGATACCACCATCTCTCTGAAATGGAAACCTCCAGAGAGGATGGGCTCAGCTGAACTCGAAGGCTATGGGGTTGAATACTGCAAAGAAGGCT CTGATGAATGGATTCCTGCATTGTCGGGTCTCACAGAAAAGACCTCTGTGGTCATCTGTGACCTGCCAACTGGAGAGAAGATGCAGTTCCGCGTGAGGGCTTATAACATGGCAGGCCCAAGCCTTCCTGCCACATTGCAACAAGCAGTCACCATCCGTGAAATCATGC AGCGACCCAAAATCTGGCTACCCCGTAACCTCCGCCAGACACTCATCAAGAAAGTAGGAGAAACGATTAACCTGGTAATCCCCTTCCAG GGTAAACCACGACCTCAAGTGACCTGGATAAAGGACGAAGAGCCTCTGGACCCTAAGCAGGTCAGCATACGAAACAGCGACACTGATACCATCCTCTTCATCAGGAGATCTGAGAGAAAGGATTCTGGGAAGTATGAAGTTCAAGTGCAAATTGAGAatgtgcaggacagggccagtgTGAACATACAGATTGTTG ACCTGCCAGgcccaccccaaaatttaaagaTAATAGATGTTTGGGGCTTCAACGTTGCCCTGGAGTGGAAACCACCGAAGGATAATGGAAACTGTGACATCACAGGCTACACCATCCAGAAGGCTGATAAGAAAACCCAG GAATGGTACACCGTGTACGAGCAGTACCGGCGCACCAACTGTGTGGTCTCAGACCTGATCATGGGGAATGAGTACATGTTTCGTGTGTATGCCATGAATATGGTGGGTCTGAGTCCAGAGCTTTGCATCTCCAAAGACAGCGCCTACATCCAGAAAACAG GCATTGTGTACAAGCCTCCTTCCTACAAAGAGCATGATTTCTCTGAGGCCCCCAAGTTCACACATCCTCTCGCGAGTCGCTCAGTTATTGCTGGATACAATGCTACACTCAGCTGCTCTGTAAGAGGCATCCCAAAG CCTAAAATCACATGGTACAAAAACAAGATGGACATTACAAATGAGGCCAAGTACCGTATGTTCAGCAATCAGGGTGTGCTGACTCTGGAGATCCGTAAGCCGTGTCCGTTTGATGGAGGTGTGTACACGTGTAAGGCAGTCAACGACAGCGGAGAAGACGTAGTAGAATGCAAACTGGAAGTTCGCT CTCaagtcacaaaagaagacatCAAGAAATGA
- the mybpc3 gene encoding myosin-binding protein C, cardiac-type isoform X5, translating into MPEPTKKTVSAFTKKPKTQAAEIGATVIFEAETEKPDVKVRWQRDSKDIASSYKYTISAEGNMHSLTINNIVQEDAVGYAVIAGVSKVKFELKIKESEVKEPQKAVSPDPAVAEPKHEEPKEATPTPTGSSAPDTSGTLSDGSAPEGLPESHRPDTRQDLTGLFTEKPQSGEVNVGENITFVARVCGESLLKKPTVKWFKGKWMDLASKSGKHLQLKEHYDRNSKVYSFEMHIIAAKANYAGAYRCEVSSRDKFDSCNFDLVVHEARTTDGLDIRTAFRRTSTEASEDSGELDFSALLKKREAVHVSTEPEVDVWEILQKAPPSEYEKIAFQYGITDLRGMLKRLKKMKKEEKKSAAFLRKLDPAYQVEKGHKIKMQVEVANPDAEVKWLKNGQEIHPTGSKYIFESVGNKRFLTINNCTLADDAAYTCMIGEEKTVTELFVKEPPVLILRNLEDQMVMKGERVEFECEVSEEGAQVKWEKDGVELTRDESFKYRFKTDGCKHVLIINDVTKEDCGHYRVKTNGGQSLAELMVQEKQLEVYQNIADLTVKAKDQAVFKCEVSDENVKGIWYKNGVEVKPDARTLITHIGRIHKLTIDDVKPEDEADYTFVPEGYAFNLSAKLNFLEVKIDFVPRQDPPKIHLDCTGRTAESTILVVAGNKLRLDVPITGDPAPTVVWTKGEKGSFKEGESRPEPRHTWTVKNGEVLTDSDGRVHVQSTKGHCIFTIEGAERQDEGVYSVIVRNPAGEDTADINVKVVDVPDPPAAPRILSVGEDSCVVQWDPPLFDGGQPVIGYVLERKKKKSYRWMRLNFDPHKETTYEAKRMIEGVSYEMRVYAVNAIGMSRPSAASQPFVPVAPTSEPTGLCVDDISDTTISLKWKPPERMGSAELEGYGVEYCKEGSDEWIPALSGLTEKTSVVICDLPTGEKMQFRVRAYNMAGPSLPATLQQAVTIREIMQRPKIWLPRNLRQTLIKKVGETINLVIPFQGKPRPQVTWIKDEEPLDPKQVSIRNSDTDTILFIRRSERKDSGKYEVQVQIENVQDRASVNIQIVDLPGPPQNLKIIDVWGFNVALEWKPPKDNGNCDITGYTIQKADKKTQEWYTVYEQYRRTNCVVSDLIMGNEYMFRVYAMNMVGLSPELCISKDSAYIQKTGIVYKPPSYKEHDFSEAPKFTHPLASRSVIAGYNATLSCSVRGIPKPKITWYKNKMDITNEAKYRMFSNQGVLTLEIRKPCPFDGGVYTCKAVNDSGEDVVECKLEVRSQVTKEDIKK; encoded by the exons TCTCAGCTTTCACCAAGAAACCAAAGACTCAGGCGGCTGAGATTGGGGCAACGGTCATATTTGAAGCAGAGACTGAGAAGCCTGATGTAAAAGTGAGATGGCAGCGAGACTCCAAGGACATTGCATCCAGTTACAAATACACCATCTCAGCGGAGGGCAATATGCACTCTCTCACCATAAACAATATAGTTCAGGAGGATGCAGTGGGATATGCAGTTATAGCTGGGGTGTCAAAGGTCAAATTTGAATTAAAGATAAAAGAATCAGAAG TGAAGGAACCACAGAAAGCTGTGTCTCCAGACCCTGCAGTTGCAGAACCTAAGCATGAAGAACCTAAAGAGGCTACACCAACACCTACTGGAAGCTCAGCCCCGGACACCAGTGGAACCCTGTCAGATGGCTCAGCACCTGAAG GTCTGCCTGAGAGTCATCGGCCTGACACAAGGCAGGACCTCACTGGTCTCTTCACTGAAAAGCCTCAAAGTGGGGAGGTAAATGTAG GTGAGAACATTACTTTTGTTGCCCGGGTGTGTGGTGAATCTCTGCTGAAGAAGCCCACAGTAAAATGGTTCAAAGGAAAGTGGATGGATCTGGCCAGCAAGTCGGGAAAGCACCTGCAACTCAAAGAGCACTATGACCGCAACTCTAAG GTGTACTCTTTTGAGATGCATATCATTGCAGCTAAAGCCAACTATGCTGGAGCTTATCGTTGTGAGGTCTCCTCTAGAGACAAGTTCGACAGCTGTAATTTTGACCTGGTAGTACATG AGGCTCGTACAACAGATGGGCTTGATATTCGGACTGCATTTAGACGCAC TAGCACAGAAGCAAGTGAAGACTCAGGAGAACTGGACTTCAGTGCTTTACTGAAAAAGAG AGA AGCTGTTCATGTGAGCACAGAGCCTGAGGTAGATGTATGGGAAATCCTCCAGAAGGCTCCACCATCAGAGTATGAAAAGATTGCCTTCCAGTATGGAATCACAGACCTGCGGGGGATGCTTAAGAgactcaaaaaaatgaaaaaagaagagaagaaaagtgCAG CATTTCTGAGGAAGCTGGACCCAGCCTACCAAGTCGAAAAGGGACACAAGATCAAAATGCAAGTTGAAGTGGCCAATCCAGATGCAGAGGTTAAATGGCTAAAGAATGGACAAGAGATACACCCAACTGGAAG CAA GTACATCTTTGAGAGCGTAGGCAACAAACGCTTCCTCACCATCAACAACTGTACTCTGGCAGATGATGCTGCTTATACGTGCATGATTGGAGAAGAGAAGACTGTCACTGAGCTCTTTGTTAAAG AGCCTCCCGTTCTGATCCTACGTAACCTAGAGGATCAGATGGTCATGAAGGGAGAACGAGTAGAGTTTGAGTGTGAAGTGTCTGAAGAGGGGGCTCAAGTCAAATG GGAGAAAGATGGAGTGGAACTTACCCGAGATGAGTCCTTTAAATATCGCTTCAAGACAGATGGATGTAAGCATGTCCTTATCATTAATGATGTGACCAAGGAGGACTGTGGCCACTACAGAGTGAAAACCAATGGAGGGCAATCTTTAGCAGAGCTCATGGTTCAGG AGAAACAGCTAGAGGTCTATCAAAACATTGCTGACCTGACAGTGAAGGCCAAAGACCAGGCTGTGTTCAAATGTGAAGTTTCTGATGAGAATGTAAAAGGCATCTGGTACAAAAATGGAGTGGAGGTGAAACCTGATGCCAGAACTCTTATCACACACATTGGCAg gaTTCATAAACTGACCATTGATGATGTAAAGCCAGAGGATGAGGCTGACTACACCTTCGTTCCTGAGGGCTATGCCTTCAATCTCTCTGCCAAGCTCAACTTTTTAG AGGTCAAGATTGACTTCGTTCCTCGCCAAG atcctCCCAAGATTCATTTGGACTGCACGGGCCGCACCGCTGAGTCTACAATCTTGGTTGTGGCTGGAAACAAACTGCGACTAGATGTACCAATTACTGGAGATCCTGCCCCCACTGTGGTTTGGACAAAAGGAGAAAAG GGTAGCTTTAAGGAGGGAGAGTCGCGACCTGAACCAAGGCATACATGGACAGTGAAGAACGGTGAA GTGCTGACAGACTCAGATGGGCGTGTCCATGTGCAGAGTACCAAAGGCCATTGTATCTTTACCATTGAGGGGGCGGAGCGTCAGGATGAGGGCGTGTACTCTGTCATTGTACGTAATCCTGCTGGAGAGGATACAGCTGACATTAATGTCAAAGTTGTTG ATGTGCCAGACCCACCTGCAGCTCCCAGAATCCTTAGTGTCGGTGAAGATTCATGCGTTGTTCAATGGGATCCCCCACTCTTTGATGGTGGCCAGCCAGTCATAG GTTATGTTCTTGAACGGAAGAAGAAAAAGAGCTATAGATGGATGAGACTCAATTTTGATCCTCATAAAGAGACCACATATGAAGCCAAAAGAATGATTGAGGGTGTATCCTACGAAATGCGTGTTTACGCAGTAAACGCCATCGGCATGTCACGCCCCAGTGCTGCCTCCCAGCCATTTGTGCCAGTTG CTCCGACCAGCGAGCCCACTGGCCTGTGTGTGGATGACATCAGCGATACCACCATCTCTCTGAAATGGAAACCTCCAGAGAGGATGGGCTCAGCTGAACTCGAAGGCTATGGGGTTGAATACTGCAAAGAAGGCT CTGATGAATGGATTCCTGCATTGTCGGGTCTCACAGAAAAGACCTCTGTGGTCATCTGTGACCTGCCAACTGGAGAGAAGATGCAGTTCCGCGTGAGGGCTTATAACATGGCAGGCCCAAGCCTTCCTGCCACATTGCAACAAGCAGTCACCATCCGTGAAATCATGC AGCGACCCAAAATCTGGCTACCCCGTAACCTCCGCCAGACACTCATCAAGAAAGTAGGAGAAACGATTAACCTGGTAATCCCCTTCCAG GGTAAACCACGACCTCAAGTGACCTGGATAAAGGACGAAGAGCCTCTGGACCCTAAGCAGGTCAGCATACGAAACAGCGACACTGATACCATCCTCTTCATCAGGAGATCTGAGAGAAAGGATTCTGGGAAGTATGAAGTTCAAGTGCAAATTGAGAatgtgcaggacagggccagtgTGAACATACAGATTGTTG ACCTGCCAGgcccaccccaaaatttaaagaTAATAGATGTTTGGGGCTTCAACGTTGCCCTGGAGTGGAAACCACCGAAGGATAATGGAAACTGTGACATCACAGGCTACACCATCCAGAAGGCTGATAAGAAAACCCAG GAATGGTACACCGTGTACGAGCAGTACCGGCGCACCAACTGTGTGGTCTCAGACCTGATCATGGGGAATGAGTACATGTTTCGTGTGTATGCCATGAATATGGTGGGTCTGAGTCCAGAGCTTTGCATCTCCAAAGACAGCGCCTACATCCAGAAAACAG GCATTGTGTACAAGCCTCCTTCCTACAAAGAGCATGATTTCTCTGAGGCCCCCAAGTTCACACATCCTCTCGCGAGTCGCTCAGTTATTGCTGGATACAATGCTACACTCAGCTGCTCTGTAAGAGGCATCCCAAAG CCTAAAATCACATGGTACAAAAACAAGATGGACATTACAAATGAGGCCAAGTACCGTATGTTCAGCAATCAGGGTGTGCTGACTCTGGAGATCCGTAAGCCGTGTCCGTTTGATGGAGGTGTGTACACGTGTAAGGCAGTCAACGACAGCGGAGAAGACGTAGTAGAATGCAAACTGGAAGTTCGCT CTCaagtcacaaaagaagacatCAAGAAATGA